In the genome of Gadus chalcogrammus isolate NIFS_2021 chromosome 21, NIFS_Gcha_1.0, whole genome shotgun sequence, one region contains:
- the slc30a2 gene encoding zinc transporter 2, whose protein sequence is MDNNRTKTEKSQLIHDKNAQMDSLKSKGTFPDSKGVHPSTQNGGMAGTVELQRPVGLHCHGNKAMESEERGDKVLAVKKLCIASAVCLVFMIGEVIGGYLAHSLAIMTDAAHLLTDLGSMMVSLFSLWISSRPPTKTMSFGWHRSEILGALVSVMSIWIVTGVLVYLAIERIIRNDYEINGHVMLLTSGGAVIVNIFMAYILHHSTTFHGHGEGYHQLDDSGGSSTAHGHSHTLLGGHDNTSVRAAFIHVVGDLLQSVGVMVAALVIFFRPEYKIADPICTFLFSVFVLGTTLTILKDVFRILMEGAPKGVEFSSVKEVLLSLEAVKAAHCLHLWALTLGRSLVSVHLAVGEGADPHLVLTEATELLRTKFGFTSVTIQVEPYSTDMDHCAHCQDPTT, encoded by the exons CACGTTTCCAGACTCCAAAGGGGTACACCCTAGTACCCAGAATGGAGGGATGGCCGGCACCGTCGAGCTCCAGAGACCAGTTGGTTTAcattgccatggcaacaaggCCATGGAgtctgaggagaggggggacaaGGTACTGGCCGTGAAGAAGCTCTGTATAGCCTCCGCTGTGTGCCTGGTCTTCATGATCGGAGAGGTCATAG GAGGTTACCTGGCCCACAGCCTGGCCATCATGACAGACGCCGCCCACCTGCTGACGGACCTGGGGAGCATGATGGTCAGCCTGTTCTCCCTGTGGATCTCGTCCAGACCTCCCACAAAGACCATGAGCTTCGGCTGGCACAGATCAG AGATCCTGGGGGCCCTGGTGTCCGTCATGTCCATCTGGATCGTGACGGGAGTCCTGGTGTACCTCGCCATCGAGAGGATCATACGCAACGACTACGAGATCAACGGCCACGTGATGCTGCTAACCTCTGGCGGCGCCGTCATCGTCAACATCTT CATGGCTTATATTCTGCACCACTCCACTACCTTCCACGGCCACGGAGAAGGTTACCACCAGCTAGATGACAGCGGTGGGAGTTCCACAGCTCACGGCCACTCCCACACACTGCTCGGTGGTCATGACAACACCAGTGTGCGCGCAGCATTCATCCATGTGGTCGGGGATCTGCTGCAGAGTGTCGGGGTCATGGTTGCCGCCCTCGTCATCTTCTTCCGG CCTGAATATAAGATAGCAGACCCAATCTGCACCTTCCTGTTCTCCGTCTTCGTCCTCGGGACCACCCTCACCATCCTCAAGGACGTGTTCAGGATCCTCATGGAGG GGGCTCCCAAGGGGGTTGAGTTCAGCTCAGTGAAGGAGGTGCTGCTGTCCCTGGAGGCTGTAAAGGCTGCACACTGCCTCCATCTGTGGGCCCTTACTCTGGGCCGCTCCCTGGTGTCTGTCCACCTCGCCGTAG gcgAGGGGGCGGACCCCCACCTGGTGCTGACGGAGGCCACAGAGCTGCTGAGGACCAAGTTCGGCTTCACCAGCGTCACCATCCAGGTGGAGCCCTACTCCACAGACATGGACCACTGCGCCCACTGCCAGGACCCcaccacctga